The following coding sequences are from one Rhipicephalus microplus isolate Deutch F79 chromosome 3, USDA_Rmic, whole genome shotgun sequence window:
- the LOC142803476 gene encoding uncharacterized protein LOC142803476 — translation MPSGGPSYGSYCCVSWCFNNGRTHKKPGTSFFRVPRDGRMKAWMQYAGRDDLLSKPASLLYATYRVCSDHFTAQSFMDPGHTRLTRMAVPSVQPAAPCSLSVASCSDCDMAAEAALQGADELQFVLF, via the exons atgccgtccggcggtccaagctacggcagctactgctgtgtatcgtggtgcttcaacaatggcagaacccacaagaagcctgggacgagtttcttccgcgtaccacgggacggcag gatgaaagcatggatgcagtatgctggacgcgatgatctcctgagtaagccggccagcctattgtacgcaacgtacagggtttgtagcgaccattttactgctcaaagtttcatggaccctgggcacacaaggcttacaagaatggctgttcccagtgtgcaaccagctgcaccat gttctctgagcgtcgcttcatgtagtgactgtgacatggctgcagaagctgcactgcaaggtgcggatgagcttcagtttgtgttattttaa